A stretch of DNA from Candidatus Hydrogenedentota bacterium:
CGTCGTTCATGTCGTACCAGTCGTCGTTGTCGTACTCCGTGCCCGCGGCCGTGCTGTCGCCCTCATAGGCGACCCCCGCCTCCAGGGCGACCGCGTTCCCGCAGAGGTCGTTGGGCAGGGGCGTGGACTCCTCCGCGGTCAGGGTGTAGTCTCCCGTCTCCCCGTTATACCCGGCCACGCGGATGTAACAGGCGCTCCCCTCTGTCATGGGAACGCGGACCTTGGACTGGTAGTCGCACCAGTCGTCGTTGGACGTGAGCGGAACCAGGGCGCCGCAGTCGCCGGAAAAGGCATGCAGCACCGTGTCAAGCGCCGACCCGCAGGTGAAGAAGGCGTACGTCGCGGTGGCGGGGGCGGTGAACGTGAACCAGACATCCGCGCCCGAGCCGTCCCCGGCGTCGTAGTCCGCCGCCGCCCCGGCGTTGCTTCCGGAGACGGGCGCGCCAATCAGCAGGGGCCACGCGTCCGCGCAGGTGTCGTTGAATCCGGTGGTGGTGAAAGTGAAACAGGCGCCGCCGTTGTCCGAGGAGGCCGTGTTGCCCGCCGCGTCCACCACGTCAACGGCGAAGAAGTAGGGGGTGTCGGGGACGAGTCCGACCACCGGAACCCCGGGGTTCAGCGCGGGGCCTCCGGTGGTCTGCGCGGTCTGGGTGAGGGAGGCGCAGTCGGTTCCGTAGCGCACCGTCGCGGTCACCGGCTCGTCGGCTTCCACGATGATGACCGCAGTGGTCCCGCCGACGGCGGTCGCCGACGCATTCGAGATGACCGGGGCCGTGCCGTCAATGGGGACGGTCTTCTCGACCACCGCCGGGCTGCCGGAGCCGTCGTCCGCGTCGTAGTAGCGCACCGTCATTTCCCCCCCGTCCACGACGTATAGTCCCTCCGTCGGAGTCGCCTTTCCGGATGTGTAAAGCTGCACGGCCCCGGTGAACTGGGTGACGGCGGCCTTGACCACCGCGTTCAGGGCCAGGGTCTTGGTGTGAAACTCGCCAACGATCTCCACGGCGGCCGACGGGGCGGCCAGCACGTCCTCCAGCATGATCTGCACGATGTCCGTCGGCTTGTAGGCCTCCTTGTCCAGCGTGATCTTGCCGGCCTCCGGGACGTACTCGGGGATGAACTGCGCGAAGGTGGCGGACTTGCTGACCTCCTCGCCCGCCGCGCTGTCCGCGAGCACATTGGAGTAGAAACAGGCGGAGTCGGAGTCGTAGTTGAAGTCCGTCTCTCCCCGGACGAGGATGCCCTCGACCACGCCCGTGGCGGCGTTGAACACCGGGGACCCGGAATTGCCGCCGTAGGTGTCCAGATTCGCCACAAAGTATCCGGGGGCGGCGTTGTCCGCGACTTCGGTGGTGGGGCCGAAGGCGATCTTCTTGGGCAGGCCGGCGGGGTGCCCGATCACGCCGACGGGCGTGTCCAGCGGCACGGTGTCCGAGCGGCGGATGGGCAGGGGCTGCGCCCCCGGCGCGGTCACCGGACGGTCCACCCGCACGATGCAGTAGTCCAGCCCCCCCGAAAGCGCCCAGCCCACCACCTCCACGGCGGTGTAGACCTGGCTTGCCTCCAGTTCGTACACGGGCGTCGTCGCGTCCGCCATCTCAAACCCGAAGATGAACCGCACATCGGCCTGCTCCCCGTCCGAGAAACAGTGCCCCGCCGTGGCGATCAGGTCGTCCCCCACCAGGAATCCCGTGCACCAGGCCGCCACAGGCTGGCTGCCGAAGGGCTCCCCGGGGCAGGCGGGATACCCCCCTGACGTGTAGTAGTACAAAGACAGTTCCCAGCGGCCCCCGCTGAGGGGGGTGAGGTCCGACGTGGCCACCAGTCCGCAGACCGACCCGGCCAGTTCCCGGCGCAGGGGGTCCGTCTCCTGATACACGTCAATGCGGTCGTCCGTGCCGTAGACCACCTTGTCCTGCGCGCCTGCGGGCGTCCAGGGGTCCTTGGAGATGGGGGTGCGTCCGGGGACCGCCGCTTTCCCCTTTTCCGCCTTCTCCGTCGCTTTCGCGCACTGTTTCCCGTTTTCCAGCGCGGCGGCCGACACGGCGGCCACGGCCAGCCCCAGCGCAACACACATCACCCGCAGAAGTTTTTTCATCGGTCCGTTCCTCATCCCTGGACAATCAGCCCACAGTCAAGACGGCCCCCGGAAGGGGACCTCCCTGCCTTGACTTCCAGTTCAAATTGTAGCACACCGGTTCTGGAATGGAAACCCGTTTCCCGTTCCCTGACCGCCGGAAAACACTGCGCGTCCCGTTCTTGCCCCCCCGTCCGGAGCTGGGGGGGAAGGAGCGGAAGGCGCCCACCAATAACGAACCGCCCGCCGGAGCCTTCGCTCCGGCGGGCGGCTGCATGGGTGGGGAAATCAGACCCCGGCGCGGCGGCCCAGCGCGGCGAGCAGCACGAGCGCCAGCCCGCCAAGGAAGAGGTCGCCCAGGCGCTTCTGCCATCCGTCCGGCGCAAGGCCCGACTTCGCGCAGCCGCAGCCGCCCCCGGCGGCATCCCCGAGCCCGAGTTCCGTCTTGTCAAGCACGCCGTCTCCGTTTGTGTCCAGGGCGCTGAAGACGGTCCGCGTCAGGACGACCGACTCCGCCTCGTCAAAGGTGAGGGTGCCGCTGTCATCCGCGTCCGCCTGATAGAACGCATTTTGCAGGGCGGTGCGCGCCGCGTCCGTGACGGCGGGGTCCACCCCCTTGGACACCGTCAGGCTGACGGCGGATCCGGGCGCCGCCGTTGCGCCGGCGGCGGGGCTCTGGCTGATGACCACACCCGCCGCGACCGTGTCGCTGTACACCTCCGTCACCGCGCCCAGGGTGAGCCCGGCGCCCGTCAGGGCCGCCTCGGCGGCGACCCGCGTCTGGCCAACCAGATTGGGGACGGTCGCCGTGACGGGGCAGGGGCCGCTGGAGACCACGAGGGCAACCGCCGCGCCGGACATGGCCGGGGCGCCCCCGGCCGGGGTATGGGAAATCACGCTGCCCTCGGGGACGCTGTCACTGCACTTGCGGGTAACCGCGCCCGCGGAAAGCCCCGCGTTGGCGAGGACGGCCCCGGCGGCGGCCTGGGACTGGCCGACCACGTTGGGCACTTTCACGATAGCCGGGCAGGGGCCGCTGGAAACGGTGAGGCTCACGGGCGTGTTGTCGGCGACCAGCCGCCCGGCGCCGGGATCCTGGCTGATCACCGTGCCCTTCGGAACCGAGGCGTCGCACACTTCGGTCACCGTGCCCAGCGTCAGCTGGGCCGCGAGCAGAGCCTCCTCGGCCTGTGTTTGGGTCGTGCCGACAACATCCGGAACCTCATTGTCTCCGGTCGGCACGGGGCCTTTCGACACGTCCAAGCTCACGGCGGTGCCTGGGGGCACGGTCGCCCCCCCCGCGGGACTCTGGCCCATGACCTGCCCTGCGGGAACCGTCTCGCTGTACGCCTCGATGATGCCGCCCAGGGCCAGCCCGGCGCCGACAATGGCCGCCTCCGCGGCGGCCTGCGTCTGGCCGACGACATTGGGAACCCGCACGGGGGCTTCGCCGGTTTCAATGCAGACCTTGTCCACGAAAATATTCAGCACGTCGGTCTTGGGCGCCGCCACGGCGCTCTCAAAAGCCAGCTCGTGCAGGCCACCGTCGGCATAGCCGCTGATGTCCAGTTCCACCCGGGTCCACTCCGCGTACTGCGCCGCGTCGGCCTCGGTCACGCGGAACAGCTCGTCGCGGTCCATCAGGAGGGCCATGTGCCCCGTGGTGCCCGCTGTGGGGATGCGGAGGTGGAAGGAGAGGGTCGCGGAGCCGGCGACGGGGAGGGTCGTGTGCTGAAGGATCCACCCCTGCTCCGCGGTGTCCGCCCCGCCGAACCAGACAAACCAGTCGCCCTCATAGGCGGTGAAATCGTCGTTGCAGGAGGCGTCGCACAAGGGGGTCCCATAGTGGAGGGAATAGCCCTCCCAGCCGGCGCTGGGGGATCCGGTCTCGAACCCGCTGTCCGCCACAGGGTCTCCGGGGCACGGGTCCCCGGGCACGCCCGCATAGGTCGCGAGCACCGTGTGGGCGCCCCCCGCGGCATCGCGGTCGGCCACGCGGATCAGGTGGGTCACCCCTGCCTGAAGGATCTTGCGCACCTGCGACTGGTAGCCGCAGAAATCGTCGTTGAAGCCGATATTAACCAGGTCGCCGCACCCGCCGAGGAAGACGGCCAGGGTGGTGTCGAACGAGGACCCGCACAGCGAAATGTCGTACATGCCGGAGGTGCCCGGCGTGAAGGAGAACCACACATCCGCACCGTCCAGGCCTTCGGTATCGTAGTCCAGGCCCGCGCCGGTGCTGTCGCCGTTGTGGGCGACATCCTCCTCCAGAGGGATGGCGTCGGCGCAGAGATCGTTGGATGCGGCGGTGGTAAAGGTGAAACAGGCGCCCCCGTTGTCCGAGGAGGCCGTGTTGCCCGCCGCGTCCACCACGTCAACGGCGAAGTAGTAGGGCGTTTCCGGGGAAAGGCCGCCCAGCGTGACAACGGGGTCCATCACCGGGCCGCCGGCGCTCAGGGCGGTCTGGGTGAGGGCGCCGCAGGCGGTCCCGTAGCGCACCGTCGCAGTCACAGGTTCGCTGGCCTCCACCCTCACCGCCGCCGACGCCCAGCCGATGGAGACCGCCGACGCGTTTGCAACGGCCGGGGCCGTGCCGTCAATGGCCACGGTCTTCTCAATCACCGCCGGGCTGCCCGATCCGTCGTCTTCGTCGTTGTAGCGCACCGTCATTTCCCCCCCGTCCAGAACGAAGAGCGATTCCACCGGGTCGGCCTTGCCGACGCTGTAAAGCTGCACGGCCCCGGTGAACTGGGTGGCGGCGGCCTTCACGGCGTTCAGGACCAGGGTCTTTGTGTGGTGCTCCCCCTCTATCTCCACATTGACGGAGGAAACCGCCAGCACGTCCTCCACCGTGATCTGCACCATGTCTGTGGGCTTGTAGGCCTCCTTGTCCAGCGTGATCTTCCCCTCCGCGGCGGCGGCCTCGGGCACGTACTGGGCGAAGGTGGTGGACTTGCTGACGTCCTCCCCCGCGGCGCTGTCCGGCAGGACATTGGAGACGAAGCAGGCGCCCTGCAGGACAAAATCTTCTGCGCCGCGCACGAGAATTCCCTCGACCACCCCCGTGGCGGCGTTAAACACCGGGGATCCGGAGTTCCCACCGTAGGTGTCCAGATTCGCCGTGAAGTATCCGGAGGCGGTATTGGCGGCCACTTTGGTCGTGGGGCCGAAGGCGAGCTTCTTGGGCAGGCCGGAAGGGTGCCCGATCACGCCAAGGGGCGTGTCCAGCGGCACCGTGCCCTCCCGGCGGATTTGGAGGGGCTGCGCCCCCGAAGCGGTCACCGGACGGTCCACCCGCACGACACAGTAGTCGAGTCCGCCCGACAGCGCCCAGCCCACCACCTCCACGGCGGTGTAAACTTGACTTGCCTCCAGTTCGTACACGGGCGTCGTCGCGCTCGTCATCTCGAACCCGAAGATGAACCGCACGTAGCTCTGGTCCCCGTCGGCGAAACAGTGCCCCGCCGTGGCGATCAGGTCCTCGCCCACCAGGAAACCCGTGCACCACGGAACCACCGGCTGGGAACCGAAGGGTTCCGAAGAGCAGGCGGGATATCCCCCTGCCGTGTAGGTATACAAAGACAGTTCCCAGCGCCCCCCGCTGATCGGCGTCAGGTCCAACGCGTCCACCAGCCCGCAGACCGACCCCGCGAGCTCCTGCCGCAGGGGGTCCGTCTCCTGGTACACGTCAATCCGGTCGTCCGTGCCGTAGACCACCTTGTCCTGCGCGCCCATGGGCGTCCACGGTTCTCCGGAAATCGGGGTGCGGGCGCCCGGGGCCGCCCCTTTCCCCTTCGCCGCCTTCTCCGGGAGGGGCGCGCACCGCTTTCCGTTGTCTGGCGCGGCGGCCGAAACGGCGGCCACGCCCAGCCCCAGCACAACACACACCACCCGCACGAAAGCATTCATCGGTTCGTTCCTCATCCCTGGACAGGCTGCCCACGGTCAACACGGCCCCCGGTTCGGGGGCCTCCCTTGATTGACTTCCAAAAACAATTGTAGCACAGGCGTTTTGGAATTTGAACGCGCCGCCCCTGGTCCCCGGACAAGAGTCCGCGCGGGGCTCAGTGGGCCGGCGCGCCGCCGCGGAACATGAAGTATGCGGCCCCCACCAGGCACAGGGACGCCCACACGAAGTCCATGCGGAACGGCTGCTTCATGTAGACCACGCAGAACGCGGCGAACACGGAGATGCTGATGATCTCCTGGAGCACCTTGAGTTGCGGCAGGGTGAAGACCTGGAATCCGATGCGGTTCGCGGGCACCTGGAGGCAGTATTCGAAGAAGGCCACCCCCCAGCTCGCAAGCACCACGAAAAAGAGGGCGCGGCCCTTCAGGTCGTTCAGGTGGCCGTACCAGGCATAGGTCATGAACAGGTTTGATCCGGCGAGCAGCAGAATGGTGTGCAGCTTATCCATGGGGAAACGGACTCCGTCGCAGGGGGAAGTGTGGGGAAACCGGGGGAGGACGGGCCGTAGTATACAACAGGTTTCCGCACGGGAACGTTTCCCCCGCACGCCGGTATTACATTGTCATCCGGCGTCCGGAGCGGCGCCGGGACGGACAGAAACGGAGGACGCGCGGCGGCGGGCCGCCGGCATGGGAGTCTTTGTTGTCATGCGCAACCATGGCGAGTTTCTGAAGGGCGGCCTGCTCGTGGTGATCGCCCTGTTCGGACTGATGCTGCTGCATGCGGGGTGATGCTTCCAGCAGCCGGGGGGGGAGGGGCTACGCGGACAGCGCCTCGTAGATGGTGGTGAGGCGGGCGGCGGTGGCTGCGGCGGAAAAGCGGTCCTCGACGGATTCGCGCGCGGCGCGGCCGAGCACCTCGCGGACGGTGGGGTTGGCGCCGAGTTCCTTGAGGGCCGCCGCAAAGGCGGGCACGTCGTCTGGCGGGACCAGCCGGCCGTTCATGCCGTTCTCCAGGGCCTCGTCGGCGCCGGGGTAGAAGGTGCTGACGCAGGGGAGCCCGCAGGCCATCGCCTCGAGCAGGGACAGGGACAGCCCCTCGTAGCGGCTGGAGAGGACATACACGTCGCCCGCCGCGAGGAGGTCCCGCACGTCCTCCTGAAACCCCACAAAGCGCAGGCTGCCGCCGAGGCCCAGCGTCCTCGCCTGGGCGTCCAGGGCGCCCCGGAGCGGCCCGTCCCCCGCAAGCAGCAGCACCGCCCGGGGCAGCTTCACCCGGACGCTCGCAAAGGCGTCCAGCAGCAGCGCGTGGTTCTTCTGCGGCGCGAGCCGCCCCGCCGCAATGAAGACGGGCTGGTCTTCGGCCAGGCCGAAACGGGCGCGGGCGACCGCGCGCTCGTCCGCGTTGAAGGGGCGGAAGTGCTCCATGTTGATGGTGTTGTGCAGCGCCTCGCCGTTGCGGCAGAGACCGACGGTGTTGAGAACGTGGCGGGAGCAGGCCAGCACCGTGCCCGCGCGCCGGTAGGCGTGGCGCTCGATCCAGTCCTGGTAGCGGCCGCTGGCGGCGACGGGGTTCTGCACGTGGACGATGAGCCGCCCGAGGCGGCGGGTGGACATCATGCGCTCGCACAGGAACGACGAGATGACGAGATGCGCATGAACCACATCGTAGTCGCGGCGCAGCCACGGCGCGAGGCGCAGGGGAATCGCCGGGTTCCACCGGAAGGGGGAAAGGTGCGCCGGGGGGAAGCCCGCATCGGCAAAGGTCTGCGACAGCAGCCCCGGCCCGAAGAGGGACACCACGTCCACCTGGAACCGGTCGCGGGGCAGGCGGCGGATCCACTCCAGCAGGGCGGTCTGCGCGCCGCCGCCGTTCAGGCAGTCCACGACCTCAAGCACGCGAATCGGACGCTCCGCATTCATGTCTCACCTCAACCGTCCAGCCCGTTGAACAACACCGTCCCCCGGCCCGCCGGTCCGGCGCGGGGAAAACACCATTATCGCAGATTCTCACCCGCGCTTCATCCGAAGGGCGGAAGCCCCTCCGCCTTGCGCCCGCGCCGGGTCCGGGCGTCGCGCAACTGCCTCAGGGGCTCCAGCAGCACGGCGGCGGGATGGTGCGCAAACGTGACGGGCACCCCCCACTCGCCGAGCCGCCGGTTGATTTCCGGCAGGACCACGGGCACCCAGTAGTCGCGGTAGCTGAAACAGGATGATTTCCCCGCGTTTTCCGCGTGGCTGCGCCAGGTGCCCAGCGTTTTCGGCCAGGAGCAGACGGGGCCGAGGGCCGCGCCGAGCCAGGCGACATAGGAATCCGGCGAGGCGGCCACCGCCTCCGGCACGGGAAAGATCTCCTCCAGCACGGCGCGGGCAAAAGCCAGCCCGCTCGACGGAACATGAAACACCGTCAGATCGTGGCGCAGGGCCGTGTTCACCCGGCCGCAGGCGCGCCACTGCGCCAGCAGGTCGCCGCTGCGCAAAATGCCCAGGCAGGCATGGCCCCGGCCGTCGTCGAGCTGGTGCTGGTACACCCCGCCCCCCGGCACGGCGCGCATGAATGCCACCATCTCCGCCACCTTCTCAGCCCGCCATTCGTCATCGCTGTCGAGGAAGCAGACCACCTCGCCCTCCGCCTGGGAAAAGCCCGCGTTCCACGCCGCGCCCTGGCCTTTGTGCTCCTGGAGAATCACCCGCATGGGGACCGGGGCCGTCTGCCGCGCCCGCTCCAGCAACGCGCGCGAGTTGTCCGACGACCCGTCGTCCACGGCGATCAGCTCCAGACGCGGCCAGGTCTGCGCGAAAACGCTGTCCAGCGCCGCGGGCAGATAGCGTCCGTAGTTGTAGCTCGACAGGATGACGCTGACCAGCGGGGTTTCCGAAAGCGGCGGTATGGCAACCTGTTTCATCGGGGGCGCGTGTCCTCCGCGAACAGAGTAGCAAATCCGCCCCGCAGGAAGCACCCGGGCGCCGGGGACGCCGGACAGGTCGGACAAGTCGGACAGGTCTGACCCGTCGGACTGGGTGGCGGGCAGCCCGCAGGGGCGCACGGTGCCCTCCACTTCCCAGCCTCCGCCTTGACTTCATTTCCGGGGGAACGTAGAGTAGGGGCCAAACCGCATCACGGGGGTGAACCGCCATGATTTTTCAGGTGCTTTCCGGATTCCTGCTGGGGGGGGCTGCCGCCGCGGCCGGGGGGTGGCTGCTGGCGCGCGGGGGCGCGCGGCGGCTGGCTGCGGAGCGCGACCTCGCCCTCAGCGGGAAGGCCGCCATGGAGGCGCGCGCCGCGCAGTTGGAGCAGGCCTGGGCGCGGCTCCGGGAGGAGGCCGGGCGCCTTGGAACCCAGCTCACGGACACACAGGCGGAACTGCGCCGGGAGACGGGCCTGCGCGCCGCAGCGGAGGAAAAAGCCCTGCGTGTGGCACCACTGGAGGGGGAGGCGGTGGCGCGGACGAACGAGCTGACCCTGCTTAGGGAGCGGGTGCGCGAAATGGAGACGCGGCTGGAGGAGGAGCGCAAGGCGGCGCAGGAGAAACTGGCCCTGCTGGAAGACGCGCGGAAGAAGCTGGCCGACGCCTTCCAAACCCTGTCCGCCGAGGCGCTGAAAAGCAACAGCACCTCCTTTCTGGAGCTGGCGGAGCAGAACCTGAAGCGGTTTCAGGAGACGGCGCAGGGCGACCTGACCAAGCGCCAGGAGAGCATCGAGCAGATGGTGAAGCCCATCCGCGAGTCTCTGGAAAAGGTGACCACCCAGATTCAGGAGGTGGAGAAGACGCGGGCCGGGGCCTACTCCGAGCTGTCCGAGCAGGTCAAAAGCCTCTCCCTGGGCCAGAGCCAGCTTCAGACGGAGACGGGGCGGCTGGTGAGCGCCCTGAAGTCCCCCATCACCCGGGGGCGCTGGGGCGAAATCCAGCTCCAGCGCGTGGTGGAGCTGGCGGGCATGCTGGAGTACTGCGACTTCGAGCAGCAGGCCACCGTGAAGTCCGAGGACGGCGCCCTGCGGCCGGACATGGTCATCCGCCTCCCCAACGACAAGGTGATTGTCGTGGACTCCAAGGTGTCGCTGGACGCCTACATCAAGGCCATTGAGGCGGACACGGAGGAGGCGCGGGCCGGGCACATGCAGACCCATGCGCGGCAGGTGCGCGACCATGTGACCCGGCTGTCGGGCAAGGCCTACTGGAGCCAGTTTGCCAACACCCCGGAGTTCGTCGTCCTCTTCCTGCCGGGCGAGCCCTTCTTCAGCGCGGCGCTCCAGGAGGACCCCGCGCTGATCGAGACGGGGGTGGAGAACCGGGTGATTCTGGCAACGCCGACCACGCTGATCGCCCTGCTGAAGGCGGTGGCCTTCGGCTGGCGGCAGGAGCGGCTCGCGGAGAACGCCGAAAAAATCAGCGCCTTGGGACGGGACCTCTACAAGCGCATCTGCGGGCTTGCCGACGCGTTTGTGAAGGTGGGCAAAGGGCTAGACTCCGCCACGGACGCCTATAACAAGGCCGTGGGAACCCTGGAGTCCCGCGTGCTCGTGTCCGCGCGCCGGTTCAAGGACCTGGGCGCGGCGCCGGGGGACAAGGAACTGGACCTGCTGGCCCCCGTGGACCACACGACCCGCGACATCCAGCGCCCCGAGCTTCTTGAGGGGCCCGCGGAGGCGGACTGATCACTCCTTCTCGCGGACATCCCTGCGCTCGTCCGGGGCGGGCCGCCATTTCACGCCGTCAAGCTGAAGCGACACCCACTCGTAGGCCTTGCGGGCCGGATCGAGGGTGTAGAGCTTCGCGCCCTTCCGGACAACCTCGTCGCCGTAGCCGCCCACGCCGGTGGCGCGGCCGTAGATGAGGTCCACGCCGCCGGAGACGGCGGAGTAGTCGTTCACGTGGTCGTGGCCGCAGATGACCGCCTTCAGCCCGGCCTCCGCCAGCACGGGGAGGGAGGACCGGTCCTCCTCTTCAAAGCACACGTCCTCGCCGATGATGCCCCGGGCCGAGCCGTCGTCCCAGATGTCCTGGTACTGCCGCACGGGGATGTGGAAGGCCCCGATGCGCAGGGGGCGCGGTCCGGCGGCGTCCAGGGTTTTCGCGGCGGACTTGGTGAACTCGCGCGCCTCGGCGTCCATGCCGCCCGTCTTGGTGTTCAGGCAGAACAGCTCCGCCAGACGCTCCCCGGAGGCGCTCTCCAGGCTGACCACGTAGTTGCCGTTGGATTCACGGCCCGCGTAAAGGCTGCCTTTCGCCTCCGCAAACGTCTTGTGGCCCGCCGCAAAATCGTCCAGCTGGTCGTGGTTTCCCCAGGTGAAGGCCCACGGCACGCCCATGCCTGACAACTGCTCCACGGCGAAGGCCATGTACTCCGCCCCGCGCCCCCCGTCGTTGTCGCACCACAGGTCACCCGTCACGACGAAAAGGTCGGGCTTCGCCAGGTCAAGCAGTTGCCGCAGGTGCTCAACCGTCTTCTGTCTCCTTTGCTTCTCCAGGGTGGGCATCTTCTTGATCCCGCTGAAAAAGTGCACATCCGTGAATTGCAGCACCTTGACCGCCGCCTGGTCCGCCACCTTCAGCCGCGACACCCACGGATTCACCGCCGCCTTTGCCGGCTGATGACCCAGCGCGGCGGCCGCCGCCGCTGTTGTGGTCACTGCAAGAAAACCGCGTCTTGAAACCTTTTCCATGCCGAAACTCCTTTTCCGCCCGGTCCGCCCGGCGGGAACCGTCCGCAGAGACTACCACAGAAGAGGCTGCCGGACGCAAAAGGACGTCCGGTGGACCGCCGGGTTGCTTGACATTTCGAACAGGATGAAATACCATGAAATCATGACGTGGCGCGCGCGTGGGGTCCGTGCCGGCCGGCGGAGCCCTTGGCGGACAATGCCGTCCTCCGGACAGGTGGACAGGCCCGGGCAGGGCGGAGGCTTGTTTCTATCCGTGCGGTTTCGGGCCGTGCGTTTGAGGCTCTTATTCTTTCAGGCAGGCCCGCCCCGTGAAGGCGGCGGGAGAAGGGATGGTCAAGATGCGTGCAGGC
This window harbors:
- a CDS encoding PASTA domain-containing protein, which encodes MKKLLRVMCVALGLAVAAVSAAALENGKQCAKATEKAEKGKAAVPGRTPISKDPWTPAGAQDKVVYGTDDRIDVYQETDPLRRELAGSVCGLVATSDLTPLSGGRWELSLYYYTSGGYPACPGEPFGSQPVAAWCTGFLVGDDLIATAGHCFSDGEQADVRFIFGFEMADATTPVYELEASQVYTAVEVVGWALSGGLDYCIVRVDRPVTAPGAQPLPIRRSDTVPLDTPVGVIGHPAGLPKKIAFGPTTEVADNAAPGYFVANLDTYGGNSGSPVFNAATGVVEGILVRGETDFNYDSDSACFYSNVLADSAAGEEVSKSATFAQFIPEYVPEAGKITLDKEAYKPTDIVQIMLEDVLAAPSAAVEIVGEFHTKTLALNAVVKAAVTQFTGAVQLYTSGKATPTEGLYVVDGGEMTVRYYDADDGSGSPAVVEKTVPIDGTAPVISNASATAVGGTTAVIIVEADEPVTATVRYGTDCASLTQTAQTTGGPALNPGVPVVGLVPDTPYFFAVDVVDAAGNTASSDNGGACFTFTTTGFNDTCADAWPLLIGAPVSGSNAGAAADYDAGDGSGADVWFTFTAPATATYAFFTCGSALDTVLHAFSGDCGALVPLTSNDDWCDYQSKVRVPMTEGSACYIRVAGYNGETGDYTLTAEESTPLPNDLCGNAVALEAGVAYEGDSTAAGTEYDNDDWYDMNDVWFTFTPAETGTYTVSLCGSAIDSTLFVFSGSCDAPVQVAYNDDYCDYQSWVSAPLNAAETYLIRVADYDELGGAYTIVVDYVEPMTNDLCADAISLEEGVAFNGDSTGAGTDYDTEDWDGADVWFSFTPGTMGLYDISLCGSSFDTTLTVFLGGCADPVEIGYNDDYCDYQSQVRETLQAGETCLIRVADYDELGGAYTVLVTYAGEPADPCPDDPVADSGFESGSPSLGWEEYSLNYGTPLCDASCNASFAAYEGDWFVWFGGTNTAESGWVAQNAAIPAAASATLSFYVRIPTAGTTGHMAFLMDDDELFRMTEADAVQYAEWTLVQLDVSAYADGETHELVFESAVEAPDTDVLNLFVDQVCIETAGSGTVTVPTVVGQAQADAEAALTGAGLAVGTVTQQCSNTVAAGGVLSQNPGGGTQAAAGSEVALVVSSGPCNNTVAVPGVVGQARADAEAALTGAGLTVGGVTEVYSDTAPAGTVVGQNPPAGAQAAPGAAVSLTVSKGVDPAAGEAARTALRDAFNQADTDGSGGLTFDEAQAAVPGLTQAVFTFLDANGDGVLDTAELGIEDSGCGCGCSKSDLTPDGVKKRLGDLFLGGLALVLLAVLGRRAGV
- a CDS encoding PASTA domain-containing protein, with protein sequence MNAFVRVVCVVLGLGVAAVSAAAPDNGKRCAPLPEKAAKGKGAAPGARTPISGEPWTPMGAQDKVVYGTDDRIDVYQETDPLRQELAGSVCGLVDALDLTPISGGRWELSLYTYTAGGYPACSSEPFGSQPVVPWCTGFLVGEDLIATAGHCFADGDQSYVRFIFGFEMTSATTPVYELEASQVYTAVEVVGWALSGGLDYCVVRVDRPVTASGAQPLQIRREGTVPLDTPLGVIGHPSGLPKKLAFGPTTKVAANTASGYFTANLDTYGGNSGSPVFNAATGVVEGILVRGAEDFVLQGACFVSNVLPDSAAGEDVSKSTTFAQYVPEAAAAEGKITLDKEAYKPTDMVQITVEDVLAVSSVNVEIEGEHHTKTLVLNAVKAAATQFTGAVQLYSVGKADPVESLFVLDGGEMTVRYNDEDDGSGSPAVIEKTVAIDGTAPAVANASAVSIGWASAAVRVEASEPVTATVRYGTACGALTQTALSAGGPVMDPVVTLGGLSPETPYYFAVDVVDAAGNTASSDNGGACFTFTTAASNDLCADAIPLEEDVAHNGDSTGAGLDYDTEGLDGADVWFSFTPGTSGMYDISLCGSSFDTTLAVFLGGCGDLVNIGFNDDFCGYQSQVRKILQAGVTHLIRVADRDAAGGAHTVLATYAGVPGDPCPGDPVADSGFETGSPSAGWEGYSLHYGTPLCDASCNDDFTAYEGDWFVWFGGADTAEQGWILQHTTLPVAGSATLSFHLRIPTAGTTGHMALLMDRDELFRVTEADAAQYAEWTRVELDISGYADGGLHELAFESAVAAPKTDVLNIFVDKVCIETGEAPVRVPNVVGQTQAAAEAAIVGAGLALGGIIEAYSETVPAGQVMGQSPAGGATVPPGTAVSLDVSKGPVPTGDNEVPDVVGTTQTQAEEALLAAQLTLGTVTEVCDASVPKGTVISQDPGAGRLVADNTPVSLTVSSGPCPAIVKVPNVVGQSQAAAGAVLANAGLSAGAVTRKCSDSVPEGSVISHTPAGGAPAMSGAAVALVVSSGPCPVTATVPNLVGQTRVAAEAALTGAGLTLGAVTEVYSDTVAAGVVISQSPAAGATAAPGSAVSLTVSKGVDPAVTDAARTALQNAFYQADADDSGTLTFDEAESVVLTRTVFSALDTNGDGVLDKTELGLGDAAGGGCGCAKSGLAPDGWQKRLGDLFLGGLALVLLAALGRRAGV
- a CDS encoding DMT family protein, whose translation is MDKLHTILLLAGSNLFMTYAWYGHLNDLKGRALFFVVLASWGVAFFEYCLQVPANRIGFQVFTLPQLKVLQEIISISVFAAFCVVYMKQPFRMDFVWASLCLVGAAYFMFRGGAPAH
- a CDS encoding glycosyltransferase, whose protein sequence is MNAERPIRVLEVVDCLNGGGAQTALLEWIRRLPRDRFQVDVVSLFGPGLLSQTFADAGFPPAHLSPFRWNPAIPLRLAPWLRRDYDVVHAHLVISSFLCERMMSTRRLGRLIVHVQNPVAASGRYQDWIERHAYRRAGTVLACSRHVLNTVGLCRNGEALHNTINMEHFRPFNADERAVARARFGLAEDQPVFIAAGRLAPQKNHALLLDAFASVRVKLPRAVLLLAGDGPLRGALDAQARTLGLGGSLRFVGFQEDVRDLLAAGDVYVLSSRYEGLSLSLLEAMACGLPCVSTFYPGADEALENGMNGRLVPPDDVPAFAAALKELGANPTVREVLGRAARESVEDRFSAAATAARLTTIYEALSA
- a CDS encoding glycosyltransferase family 2 protein; translated protein: MKQVAIPPLSETPLVSVILSSYNYGRYLPAALDSVFAQTWPRLELIAVDDGSSDNSRALLERARQTAPVPMRVILQEHKGQGAAWNAGFSQAEGEVVCFLDSDDEWRAEKVAEMVAFMRAVPGGGVYQHQLDDGRGHACLGILRSGDLLAQWRACGRVNTALRHDLTVFHVPSSGLAFARAVLEEIFPVPEAVAASPDSYVAWLGAALGPVCSWPKTLGTWRSHAENAGKSSCFSYRDYWVPVVLPEINRRLGEWGVPVTFAHHPAAVLLEPLRQLRDARTRRGRKAEGLPPFG